A segment of the Streptomyces sp. NBC_01235 genome:
AGGCTGGGGTTGGTGCGAGCCTGCTCGATCTGGATCAGCATGCCGCGACTGACCCCGGCGCGGGCCGCGAGCGCGTCGAGGGTGAAGCCGCGCTCGGTGCGCCAGCGCTTGACGTTGCGCGCCAGGGACTGCGTCAGGAGGTCGAGGTCCGACACTTTCCGTCCAATTCCATCCGGTCCCGCCCGGTCCCTTCCGTTTCCAGCCGGTTCCGGAGTCCAATATTCTCGATGACAGGGTTCAACATCCTGCACTACGGTGTGGTGCACCCGATCGTGCACCGAACTGTACTGCGAGGTCCCCGTGACAGCACTCTTCGCCCTGGCCACGAGCCTCCTGTGGGGGCTGGCCGACTTCGGCGGCGGGCTGCTGACCCGGCGGACCCCGGCCCTCACGGTGGTCGTGGTCTCGCAGTCGATCGCGGCGGCCGTCCTCGGTGCGATCGCGGTCGCCACCGGTGGCTGGAGCGAGGCCGGTCCCCGCCTGTGGTTCGCGGTCGCGGCCGGTCTGGTGGGCCCCGTCGCGCTGCTCTCCTTCTACAAGGCGCTGGCGCTCGGCCCCATGGGCGTCGTCTCCCCGCTGGCGACGCTGAGCGTGGCCGTGCCGGTCTCCGTCGGGCTGGTCCTCGGCGAGCGCCCGGGGCTCGTCCAGGTGGCGGGCATCGCGGTCGCGGTCGTCGGGGTGGTCCTGGCGGGCGGGCCGCAGCTGAGGGGCGCGGCGGTGCAGCGGCAGGCCGTGCTGCTCACGCTGGTCGCGGCGCTCGGCTTCGGCACGGTGTTCGTGCTGATCACCGAGGCGTCCACGACCGTCACCGGCCTGTTCCTCGCCCTGTTCGTGCAGCGCGTGACCAATGTGGCCTCGGGCGGTGTGGCGCTGTACGTCGCCGTCCGGCGCGGGACGCCCGCGCTCCCCGAGGGCGGGCTCGCGTGGACCTCGCTGCCGTCGTTCGGGTTCGTCGG
Coding sequences within it:
- a CDS encoding DMT family transporter, which encodes MTALFALATSLLWGLADFGGGLLTRRTPALTVVVVSQSIAAAVLGAIAVATGGWSEAGPRLWFAVAAGLVGPVALLSFYKALALGPMGVVSPLATLSVAVPVSVGLVLGERPGLVQVAGIAVAVVGVVLAGGPQLRGAAVQRQAVLLTLVAALGFGTVFVLITEASTTVTGLFLALFVQRVTNVASGGVALYVAVRRGTPALPEGGLAWTSLPSFGFVGLADVAANGTYAVAAQLGPVTVAAVLASLYPVVTALAARGFLRERLRAVQAAGAGLALVGTLLLATG